One Scophthalmus maximus strain ysfricsl-2021 chromosome 1, ASM2237912v1, whole genome shotgun sequence genomic region harbors:
- the LOC118303640 gene encoding sodium/potassium-transporting ATPase subunit alpha-1: MGRGEGREQYELAATSEQCSKKKAKGKKKEKDMDELKKEVDMDDHKLTLDELNRKYGTDLSNGLTGAKAAENLARDGPNALTPPPTTPEWVKFCKQMFGGFSMLLWTGAVLCFLAYGIQAAMEDEPANDNLYLGVVLSAVVIITGCFSYYQEAKSSKIMDSFKNLVPQQALVVRDGEKKSINAEEVVVGDLVEVKGGDRIPADLRIISAHGCKVDNSSLTGESEPQTRTPDFSNENPLETRNIAFFSTNCVEGTARGVVISTGDRTVMGRIATLASGLEVGRTPISIEIEHFIHIITGVAVFLGVSFFVLSLILGYSWLEAVIFLIGIIVANVPEGLLATVTVCLTLTAKRMAKKNCLVKNLEAVETLGSTSTICSDKTGTLTQNRMTVAHMWFDNQIHEADTTENQSGASFDRSSSTWAALARIAGLCNRAVFLAEQSGLPILKRDVAGDASESALLKCIELCCGSVQEMRQKSPKISEIPFNSTNKYQLSIHNNSAEGESKHLLVMKGAPERILDRCSTIMMQGKEQPLDDEMKDAFQNAYLELGGLGERVLGFCHFNLPDDQFAEGFEFNMEEVNFPTENLCFIGLMSMIDPPRAAVPDAVGKCRSAGIKVIMVTGDHPITAKAIAKGVGIISEGNETIEDIAARLNIPINEVNPRDAKACVVHGGDLKDLSPEQLDDILKYHTEIVFARTSPQQKLIIVEGCQRQGAIVAVTGDGVNDSPALKKADIGVAMGIAGSDVSKQAADMILLDDNFASIVTGVEEGRLIFDNLKKSIAYTLTSNIPEITPFLLFIIANIPLPLGTVTILCIDLGTDMVPAISLAYEAAESDIMKRQPRNPKTDKLVNERLISIAYGQIGMIQALAGFFTYFVILAENGFLPSRLVGIRVSWDNKYVNDLEDSYGQQWTYEQRKIVEFTCHTAFFASIVIVQWADLIICKTRRNSVFQQGMKNKILIFGLFEETALAAFLSYCPGMDVALRMYPLKPNWWFCAFPYSLLIFIYDEIRKLILRRSPGGWVERETYY; the protein is encoded by the exons GAAGGACGTGAGCAGTATGAGCTGGCTGCTACCTCGGAGCAGTGCAGCAAGAAGAAAgcgaaggggaagaagaaagaaaaggacatGGACGAGCTGAAGAAGGAAGTGGATATG GATGATCACAAGCTGACCCTGGATGAGCTCAATCGCAAATATGGAACAGACCTCAGCAAT GGTTTGACAGGTGCGAAAGCTGCTGAGAACCTGGCCCGTGATGGGCCCAACGCCCTCACTCCCCCGCCCACCACCCCTGAGTGGGTCAAATTCTGCAAACAG ATGTTTGGCGGTTTCTCCATGCTTCTGTGGACTGGTGCCGTCCTCTGTTTCCTGGCCTACGGTATCCAGGCTGCAATGGAAGATGAGCCCGCAAATGACAAT TTGTACCTGGGTGTGGTGCTTTCTGCTGTCGTCATCATCACTGGTTGCTTCTCCTACTACCAAGAGGCCAAGAGCTCCAAGATCATGGACTCCTTCAAGAACCTGGTCCCACAG CAAGCCCTGGTCGTCCGTGACGGCGAGAAGAAGAGCATCAACGCTGAGGAGGTGGTGGTCGGCGACTTGGTGGAGGTGAAAGGCGGCGACAGGATCCCGGCCGATCTGCGAATCATCTCGGCCCACGGTTGCAAG GTGGATAACTCCTCTCTGACTGGTGAATCAGAGCCCCAGACTCGTACTCCTGACTTCTCCAATGAGAACCCGCTGGAGACCAGGAACATCGCTTTCTTCTCCACCAACTGTGTCGAAG GAACTGCCCGTGGCGTCGTGATCAGTACTGGAGACCGCACCGTCATGGGCCGCATCGCCACGCTTGCCTCTGGACTCGAAGTCGGACGCACTCCCATCTCCATCGAGATCGAGCACTTCATCCACATAATCACCGGCGTGGCCGTCTTCCTGggtgtctctttctttgtcctctCCCTCATCCTGGGATACTCCTGGCTGGAGGCCGTCATCTTCCTCATCGGTATCATCGTCGCCAACGTGCCCGAAGGTCTCCTGGCGACTGTCACC GTGTGTCTGACCCTGACCGCAAAGCGCATGGCCAAGAAGAACTGCCTGGTGAAGAACTTGGAAGCCGTGGAGACCCTGggctccacctccaccatctgCTCCGACAAGACAGGCACCCTGACCCAGAACAGGATGACCGTGGCCCACATGTGGTTCGACAACCAGATCCACGAGGCCGACACCACCGAGAACCAGAGCGGTGCCTCCTTCGACAGGAGCTCATCCACCTGGGCCGCCCTGGCCAGGATCGCTGGACTTTGCAACCGCGCCGTCTTCCTGGCGGAACAGAGCGGCCTGCCCATCCTAAAG AGGGATGTGGCCGGTGACGCCTCAGAGTCAGCTCTGCTGAAATGTATTGAGCTGTGCTGCGGATCAGTCCAGGAGATGAGACAGAAAAGCCCCAAGATTTCTGAGATCCCATTCAACTCCACCAACAAGTACCAG CTTTCCATTCACAATAATTCGGCCGAAGGGGAGTCCAAGCACCTGCTGGTGATGAAGGGTGCCCCGGAGAGGATCCTGGACCGCTGCTCCACCATCATGATGCAGGGCAAAGAGCAGCCGCTAGACGATGAGATGAAAGACGCTTTCCAGAACGCCTACCTGGAACTTGGAGGTCTCGGAGAGCGAGTGCTGG GTTTCTGCCACTTCAACCTGCCCGATGACCAGTTTGCAGAGGGCTTCGAAttcaacatggaggaggtgaactTCCCCACGGAGAACTTGTGCTTCATCGGCCTCATGTCCATGATCGACCCTCCACGAGCCGCTGTGCCCGACGCTGTCGGCAAATGCAGGAGTGCCGGAATCAAG GTTATCATGGTGACAGGTGATCATCCAATCACAGCTAAGGCCATCGCTAAGGGCGTGGGAATCATCTCTGAAGGCAACGAGACCATCGAGGACATTGCTGCCCGTCTGAACATCCCGATCAACGAAGTCAACCCGAG AGATGCCAAGGCCTGCGTGGTCCACGGTGGAGACCTGAAGGACCTCAGCCCGGAGCAGCTCGACGACATCCTCAAGTATCACACCGAGATCGTTTTTGCCAGGACCTCCCCGCAGCAGAAGCTGATCATTGTGGAGGGCTGCCAGAGACAG GGTGCCATCGTGGCCGTGACAGGTGATGGTGTGAACGACTCTCCCGCTCTGAAGAAGGCTGACATCGGCGTTGCCATGGGGATCGCCGGGTCAGATGTTTCGAAGCAGGCCGCCGACATGATCCTGCTGGACGACAACTTCGCTTCCATTGTCACAGGAGTGGAAGAAG GTCGTCTGATCTTTGACAACCTGAAGAAGTCCATCGCCTACACACTGACCAGCAACATCCCCGAGATTacacccttcctcctcttcatcatcgccAACATCCCTCTGCCCCTGGGAACCGTCACCATCCTCTGTATCGACCTGGGAACTGACATG GTCCCGGCCATCTCCCTGGCTTACGAAGCAGCCGAGAGCGACATCATGAAGAGGCAGCCCAGAAAccccaaaacagacaaactggtgAACGAGAGGCTCATCAGCATCGCCTACGGACAGATAG GCATGATCCAGGCGCTCGCAGGGTTCTTCACCTACTTTGTGATCCTGGCTGAAAATGGCTTCCTGCCCTCCAGGCTGGTGGGCATCAGGGTGTCATGGGATAACAAATACGTCAACGACCTGGAGGACAGCTATGGCCAGCAGTGG acTTATGAGCAGAGGAAGATCGTGGAGTTCACCTGCCACACGGCGTTCTTCGCCAGCATCGTCATCGTGCAGTGGGCCGATCTGATCATCTGCAAGACCAGGAGGAATTCTGTCTTCCAACAGGGCATGAA GAACAAGATCCTGATCTTCGGGCTGTTTGAGGAAACCGCCCTGGCCGCCTTCCTGTCCTATTGCCCCGGCATGGACGTCGCCCTCAGAATGTACCCACTCAA gcCCAACTGGTGGTTCTGCGCCTTCCCATACTCCCTGCTCATCTTTATCTATGATGAAATCCGTAAGCTGATCCTCAGACGCAGCCCAGGAG GTTGGGTGGAACGAGAGACCTACTATTAA